A stretch of the Equus caballus isolate H_3958 breed thoroughbred chromosome X, TB-T2T, whole genome shotgun sequence genome encodes the following:
- the HMGN5 gene encoding high mobility group nucleosome-binding domain-containing protein 5, with amino-acid sequence MPKRKAAGQGDIKQEPKRRSARLSAMPVPTTPELKPKRTSTPRKIKTKNDMMEKNTDTGAKAIAETKKEEIIKEEYNNENGEAKIIEAPAPEKELEEIKEEKIEDVKEEGEEKKEAVAAEGKEDEKEDQKGDGEDQNKEEEKGEDGKEDMKGKEEGAEDKDGKEKAEDGKEKAEGGKEEEDEKEKAGEKDGEDGKGKGEDGKEEKDEKEKGNKKEDEDGKGKGEGEKQGEDKKEKGDGKENEDGKEDKDGKEDKGGNEEEDGKEEEDGNGEEDGKEDEDGKEENGKEDEDGNEEEDGKEKEDGKEEHGKEESGKGDGKDGKEDENKAEVGKEIAEKEEVRKEDGKKESQSIV; translated from the exons ATGCCCAAAAGAAAG GCTGCAGGTCAAGGTGATATTAAGCAGGAG cCTAAGAGAAGATCAGCCAGACTGTCTGCT ATGCCTGTGCCCACTACTCCAGAGTTGAAGCCCAAAAGAACATCAACTCCAAGG aaaattaagacaaaaaatgATATGATGGAAAAAAACACAGATACAGGTGCCAAAGCAATAGCtgaaaccaagaaagaagaaattattaaaGAAGAATACAACAATGAAAATGGAGAAGCCAAAATTATAGAG GCACCAGCTCCTGAAAAAGAActtgaggaaataaaagaagaaaaaattgaagatgtcaaagaagagggagaagaaaagaaagaagcagtggcagcagaagggaaagaagatgaaaaagaagatcagaaaggagatggagaagatcaaaataaggaagaagagaaaggagaagatggaAAGGAGGAcatgaaagggaaagaagagggagcagaggataaagatggaaaagagaaagcagaagatggaaaagagaaagcagaaggtggaaaagaggaagaagatgaaaaagagaaagcaggCGAAAAAGACGGTGAAGAtggaaaagggaaaggagaagatggcaaagaagaaaaagatgaaaaagagaaaggaaataaaaaagaggatgaagatggaaaagggaaaggagaaggtgAAAAACaaggagaagacaaaaaagagaaaggagatggaaaggagaatgaagatggaaaagaggataaagatggaaaagaggaTAAAGGTGGAAAtgaggaggaagatggaaaagaggaagaagatggaaacggggaggaagatggaaaagaagatgaagatggaaaagaagaaaatggaaaagaagatgaagacgggaatgaagaggaagatgggaaagagaaagaagatggaaaagaggaacacggaaaagaagaaagtggaaaaggagatgggaaagatggaaaggaagatgaaaacaaGGCTGAAGTTGGAAAAGAAATAGCTGAAAAAGAAGAGGTcagaaaagaagatggaaaaaaagagtCTCAGAGTATTGTTTGA